The genomic window CATTGCGCTTTTTCCAGTCCGTGGATTAGCGCTATGAGCAGATACACCCGTTATCGTTTTTTTGACTGTTAGAGATCCTAAACATGCCACTGAATATAAGCCTTCAGTCGGTTCCAATACATAGGCAAAATCAATATCTGAAATAAGGCTTTTATCTAGCAGAAGATTAATTCCATTAGGTAATGGACCTTCTTCACCCTCATAGAAAACAAAAGAGACATTGTGTTTAAGATCAAAGAATTTCGATTCAATATCATCAATCATTTTGAGCATTACTGCTAATCCAGCCTTCATATCACAAGCACCTCGGCCATAGATATATCCCGCTTCCTCATAAGCTTCAGTTGTACTATCCTCGACTGGAACCGTGTCTATATGACCAATGAAAGCTATATGACTATCAGCATTGGCATTAATTTTGTAAACGATAGAATTGTGAACTCTAACCATGTCACCGGAATAGGAAGAGAGTAACAGCTCAATGCTATCAGCGAAGACCTTCTCCTCCCCTGTTACACTCTGAAAGCTTATCAATGACTTTAGGACATCAGGTAGTGTCTCTTTTAAATTAATCATTCAAGATCATCCGGAACAGGCATTAAATCAATAACATCTTTTATAGCAATCTTAGGGCGAACAGTTAGGTATTTATCTTTATAGACTAATACTTCTGGTGCGACATCATGACTAAGAAAAAGGGGCATACTTTCGGTATAACCGTAGGCACCAGAACAGAACACACCGATAAAATCTCCCTGTTGACTTTCTACAGGTAAGGGGATGTCTTTACCAAGAAAATCTACGGAAGTACAGAGACTACCACCAACATCAAAGGGGATAAGATTTTTTTGCCTACGAGAGATATTGAATGTAGGATGAGCAGTTCCTATAAGGGCTGGTCTCAACAGGTGCTGAGCACCTCCATCTACAAGCACATATTCCCTACCACGGGAGTTCTTTCTATCAATAATTTTTGAGATATACACACCACTCTGCCCCACTAAATATCGTCCAGGCTCTGCAATAAGTCTTGTATTATTTTCTTTAATAAAAGGATAATTCTCAATTAATTCTAGTATCTTCTCATTAATACCTTCAATATTTAAACCTTCATCATCATCAGAATAGGGAATACCAATACCGCCACCAAAATCAATGGATAAAACTTTAAAGTGCTTATCATTAATCTCTGAAGCTAATCGAAAACAATTAGTAAGGTTACTTAGAAATCCTTCACTATCTTGGATCCCGGTTCCCGCAAATATATGAATACCCTGAAGACGAATATGCTTTAATTCACTGACATTATTAATAGTGATATCTATAGCCTCTGAATCAATACCAAACTTCTTTGATCCACCACCCATATTAACAGCAGCACCTGCTACTTCAAATTCTGGATTGATACGTAACTCTATATCCATGACCTTATTTTGCTCAGTGGCAATTTTGTTTATACGCTGAATCTCTCCAATGCTTTCTGCATTGATGGCATAAATTCCCATTCCTATCGCTTTACGAATATCTTCATCAGTCTTGGAAGGTCCAGCAAAAACGATATTCCTCGGATTAACACCCAGCTTTTCACATGCATATAACTCACCTTCAGAGGCGACCTCTATACCTGCACCCAAATTAGTTAAGTGCCTAACTATAGACAAATTGGGATTTGCTTTCATAGCATAAAAAATGTCCACTTCATCAGGCATATTCTGTCTTAAATAGGTATACTTATCGGTTATAGTATTTAAATCGTATATAAATAAAGGAGAACTTACTGTATCAATAATGTCATCTACTTTGACTCCAGATACAAAAAGTTGATCATCGATCATTTTAAAATGTTGACTAATGTCTTCAATATTCATAATTATTTCCAATTAGCAAAAAATTTTTGTATTTGTTTACAAGCTTCAATTAGCTTCGCCATATCTGTAGCATATGATATGCGTAGATGACTATCACCCCGCTTACCAAAGGCAATGCCAGGTATTGTTAAAACATTGACTTGATCTAACATTTTATGTGCGACATCAGTAGAAGACCCATAATAAGAAATATCAGGAAAGATATAAAAGGCCCCTTGAGGTTTTTCAACATTAACATGGGGAATCTCTTTAAGTGATTTATATATATATTCACTTTTTTCTTCTAGATTAACACAAATTCTCTGGACAAAATCATCTGTAGAACCATTCAAAGAAGCAATAGCTGCGTGTTGGGATATTGAAGAAGCACAGGTGGCCACATATTGATTAGTTATTATCATATTAGTTGCTATAGATGTAGGACTAATAGTCCAACCAATCCTAAGTCCTGTGGCGGCTGCCCTTTTTGAGATACCATCCACAACAATAACTTTATCTGTATATGCTAATGGAGTATCAGGTCTTGAATGGGAGAAATACAAATCGCTATATATTTCATCAGATATTATATAAATATCATTTTTATCTACAATATTAGCCAACGCTTTGATATCACTACTTGGTAAAATGGATCCCGTAGGATTATTAGGGCTATTAATAACAATAAACTTAACGGCTTCTGTTAATTTTGAATTGAGATCTTCAAAATCAATAGAGAAGTCTTCATTTAGTCTATAAGTTACAGTCTTGGCTCCTTGTAATTGGGTAATTGTTTGGTACACAGAAAAGGCTATATCAGGGATTAGGACAACATCTTGTGGTTCTAAATAAGTAAAAAAGATGTTCCAAAGAGCACCTTCAGCACCATTAGTGATAACAACCTGATCAATGCTGACACTTTTATTTGCTTTTTTTGAATGGTGGTAAGCAACCAATTCTCTTAACTCCAAAAGACCTTGATTAGAGGTATAACGAGTTTGATTATCTTGAAAGGCTGCTATTCCCTTGTTCATTACTGAAGCAGGAAGATTTTCGGGAAGTTGTCCTATACCCAGATTTATAGTGTCTGATTTAGCCAAACTATTCATTTGACGAATGAGAGATAGTTCAACTCCTGAGAAAGTACTCTTTGTATTCACTTAATTATCCTCTTAATGCCTCTTCAAGGGCATAAGCTCTCTGACTAGTTGAGGATATATACTTGGCTATCATAGGAGTAAGTTTGAAAGTTCCACCACTAGAGAGAGACATAGAAGGAATAACCAGAGCTCCAGAAGGAACTTCAGGACCATAGGAGGAATCCTTAGGGATTATCACTCTGCCTGTGCTATAAGTCTTAATAGTATCAGTAAGACTATGGGTTATTAATTCAACAGTTCCTTCAGAAGTATAAGCAACATTATTGAGGGGATCTAATATGGGGGTTGCTTTAGATATATGAACACCGGGAGCTAAGGTAACAAGATCACCTAGACGTGCTCCTTGGGTTACACCAGAACCTTCTCCCATAAGAACATTATCACCCAAAATTACGGGTGTAGCCTCTATAGGATCTAGGACTCCACCGATGATAGCCCCTGCACTAATATGACTGTCCCTTCCAATCTGACAACAA from Spirochaeta cellobiosiphila DSM 17781 includes these protein-coding regions:
- the lysA gene encoding diaminopimelate decarboxylase, which encodes MNIEDISQHFKMIDDQLFVSGVKVDDIIDTVSSPLFIYDLNTITDKYTYLRQNMPDEVDIFYAMKANPNLSIVRHLTNLGAGIEVASEGELYACEKLGVNPRNIVFAGPSKTDEDIRKAIGMGIYAINAESIGEIQRINKIATEQNKVMDIELRINPEFEVAGAAVNMGGGSKKFGIDSEAIDITINNVSELKHIRLQGIHIFAGTGIQDSEGFLSNLTNCFRLASEINDKHFKVLSIDFGGGIGIPYSDDDEGLNIEGINEKILELIENYPFIKENNTRLIAEPGRYLVGQSGVYISKIIDRKNSRGREYVLVDGGAQHLLRPALIGTAHPTFNISRRQKNLIPFDVGGSLCTSVDFLGKDIPLPVESQQGDFIGVFCSGAYGYTESMPLFLSHDVAPEVLVYKDKYLTVRPKIAIKDVIDLMPVPDDLE
- a CDS encoding M20/M25/M40 family metallo-hydrolase; this translates as MINLKETLPDVLKSLISFQSVTGEEKVFADSIELLLSSYSGDMVRVHNSIVYKINANADSHIAFIGHIDTVPVEDSTTEAYEEAGYIYGRGACDMKAGLAVMLKMIDDIESKFFDLKHNVSFVFYEGEEGPLPNGINLLLDKSLISDIDFAYVLEPTEGLYSVACLGSLTVKKTITGVSAHSANPRTGKSAMIEALQVCDAITRMDAEINQDDNISGYPFYQTVNVTTFNTSNAFNVIPSQIELLINYRFSPKLNSEEAMDILLSYISEENIEVIDNSPSCYAGDNSKEYLLPHIKKEVMQAWTDIAQLNNAGIPAVNYGPGSIKNAHKPDERIRIQELSDYYSNIILHL
- a CDS encoding pyridoxal phosphate-dependent aminotransferase, translated to MNTKSTFSGVELSLIRQMNSLAKSDTINLGIGQLPENLPASVMNKGIAAFQDNQTRYTSNQGLLELRELVAYHHSKKANKSVSIDQVVITNGAEGALWNIFFTYLEPQDVVLIPDIAFSVYQTITQLQGAKTVTYRLNEDFSIDFEDLNSKLTEAVKFIVINSPNNPTGSILPSSDIKALANIVDKNDIYIISDEIYSDLYFSHSRPDTPLAYTDKVIVVDGISKRAAATGLRIGWTISPTSIATNMIITNQYVATCASSISQHAAIASLNGSTDDFVQRICVNLEEKSEYIYKSLKEIPHVNVEKPQGAFYIFPDISYYGSSTDVAHKMLDQVNVLTIPGIAFGKRGDSHLRISYATDMAKLIEACKQIQKFFANWK